TTTAGTAATGCCTCCTGGCTTGTTGATATGAGCTTTAATGGCCTCTTAATGGTCCATACAACTATCATTGAAACCGCCTGAGGTATTTATTTAAAGTGCATTAAGTGGCTTCTTTCCCTTCGTCTGTGATGGAGCTGGAATCGTCAGTAACATTTGATTACCTCGTCTGTAAACGCCACTTTGTTGGTCTGGATGACTTCGTCCAGATAAGTTCagttcgtcagtcccatcaattATCGTccatatctttattttttagtgtcCGTTTGGTTCAATTTAAACTTGTTAATAAGTTtgtatactaaaaaaaaaagtgtggtgCTTGTTAAAATCTGAATATGCTGtacctaaaaaaacaaaaactaatggcatgtttggaagtttaaaaaaggagggagagtagagtaaagggagggagagtaattcaattaccttatttggaagttttttaaggcaGGAGGGAGAGAGGTTTGGAAGGGTTTCAATtacctctaacccctcatttttaattcccctaaattggagagattttgagggagagtagagtaaataaattattgaccaaatgaatttttcaatataccctttctaaattaataaaattacaaactgattatataaataatctttgtttgtttcttgagaaaatttaaggtgaatgaaaaaaaaaaatctcactatTTCATTGACACTGAAGCTAAACAACCATGTCATTTTCGCTAAAAACCATTGAAAGAccatgaaaatgaaataataaataataaaaaatcaactaataacttgaaatttttgaattttattgctCCAACTTTCTGGGCAACCAAATAGAGTACTAtatgatgtgggatgaaaacactcaaaccacccaaaccgtccgtggacggtcatcacctcggcagccgtccagaagttatccttaggacgagggtaacgaacaaggacgtccagagggtgatagcgaagctacatcccttgTCCGTGGGGTGCGCACAGCTTACcctgagaggactcgtccacatgaagatccatggactaggattttacacttggaatcagcaggtgcactcgacgaaggaaattcaggacGGGGGTACCACACttgggagaatctccgaatataatgtgacaatcccttatcccacgcataacggtcatgtatccgttgtgaaatagaaatgtaactcctggacggttatggcagttacgtttgagcctcgaatccaggagaggttcccatttcgataaccgtctataaaggcactatataaagattgattcagacaaggcaaaggtatgttgAGTTTTTACTCAagaaagttggaactcagattacttagagggaaaaactaactttaccatcggaggatttttggccggcagctccggtcgcctttgatacgctttttgttctttttcaggccgtagaaagaaccagtagtcctttcaagtccgaagcatccaacctactgattttcttggcatcgtCACTATAAAAGAGAGTTCACTTTCAATTAATCAATGCGAAAACAAAATCCCTAATTGCTCATTTATGAATACAAATAATACGATGCACAATGGCGAAATCCAAGTCCTGTTGGAGTACATGGATTGGGGCTTGTTGGAAGGTATGCACATCGCGATCGAGCGCCAGCTCTCCGATCTAGCCCGCCAAATCCTCATCGAACTTGCCTACTTGCCCCAGCGGCACATCGTCCACTGCGACATCAAGCCGTCGAACCTCTTGCTCCACACGAGGAACCAAGTCAAGATCGCAGACTTCGGGGTCTGGAGAATCTTGGCGCAGAAAATTTTGAactctaattttactttttggatGTCATATGATAGATTGAGGTGGAGCTAGCTGTTTGTTTAGTTGGTGAGAAATGGGAGGAGACTGTAGAAATTTATGAaggacttttatttttattataattttttttgaggtaataaaaattattttataatagttaatagtagttttatacttttattagtgGCATTTGATGGAATGAGAatgttgattaaataattatttaatctaacaaattaGTCATAGACAAATGTTTTAAGTCCATTTTCAAATAGGGGTAAATAtgtctatttaaatcatttcttctcattttcatcctaatttttaaaatatccaaataaGAGGAAGGACTAATTACtccatttttcttaataattttaaaaacatctaaATAAGGTGGAGGATAACAATTCTCCtttactctcctccccactactctcctctcctctactctctctcctctttaaACTTCCAAATAGGccataaacaaaattaaaacactCTAACTAATAAGTCAAATAAgcacacactttttttttttttttaatgtgataaGCAGTAAGCTCACACTTAAGAGCCAAATCTAATTCTAGTCACATACTGTTGACTTTTAGGAGGAAAATGCGGGAAAGATGTAGTaggttgatgatgatgatctaTGAGTATTTGATTGGTTgtattatatatttgaaaaaatctAGCTGTACAAAGCTGAGGGCCGTGTATAAGAAttagtttatcttaattttttgtataattaaatattaaggaaataaaatataGTTTGAGTTAGCTGattccaccttttttttttttagacggCAGAGCCAATACGGCAATACctcctttttactttttagtttgaATAAAAGTTAGAAATGTGTTGTATTGCTGATTcgaatttaaaaatctaatgtCGTCAAGTTTTTCGcaattttttatcataattgTGATATGATAGGGtgtatttaataaataaaaaataaaaattttatacataGTTGATGATTAATTACACACAatttattttgtcaaatttgtaacaaaaaatttattaaataatttgtgatcttaaaattattttattattaatttatagcAAGAATCTTACGATTTAgtattttactttttctcacGTGTTTTCgatttaatatttgatttctACTAGCTGGCAGGTGGGCAAGGCCAAGATCCGACTCATCGCAAGTTTGCAACTCAGATTGCAACGGCTTGGGGGTGCTTTTTCCAATGCcatcaacctttttttttttttttttttttttccagtctCGAACCTTTTTAGTTTGTGGTTGTctttttatctttatcattttttaatacctaactttagtttgtttgtttagtcAAAATATAACAAGAAGCTAGATAATTACAACCTgctaaaagataaataaaaagaggtaGACAATTACAATAATCTCCTACTTTTGTCGGCTAATTATGTTAGCAGTTCCACTCCCTACCTTATATGGGAGTAATTCttgttcttattattttttttatgagaaatctataactttattaaaatgAAGATAAATTCGATACATCTTGAATAGTACCTGACTCAATCAACGATGGATTTTTCTCAATCCATGTTACATaactatcaattttatttatttatttggcaTGTTTTGCCAAAAGATGATCAGGTTTAATACCTTGTCGCTTCACATGGGAGACTTGTACTAATTGAAAATCCTGAAACTTGAGAGCTACACCTGTCAGAATATTGCAAACAACCATAGGAGAAGTACATTAACCCAGTAGAGTATTGGTCACTACCTTGGAATCACTCTTAAAGACCGCATCCCTTATACCAATATCCCACACAAAAGACACCCCGATTTCCATAGCTTTGGCCTCAATCTACAACGGGCCCAAAGGTTGAAAGAGCTTCTTACTCAATGCAACTGTGACCCTTCCTTCATCGTCACGAATTACcacccaaaccccaaaccccctAAATTTGAGTAAAAACTGTCCATCCACATTTACCTTGTAGTTTGGAAATGTTGGCAGTGACCATGAATCATTCAACTTTATCTTCGGTTGGGCAATAACGTGGTTTGCAACCAGAAATTCAGCAAGCATGGTTCGAGGTTTTTTGCATCACCATTGGTGCCGATTGACGAGCACTCTCATATCTTACCGCATTTCTATTATGCCACATGCATCAGGCTACCATAAAAATCATCTCCATTGTGTTATCTCCAGCATGTTGGACGAAAAGCAAGTACCAAACTAGGTCCACAAATTCCCGATATCGAACTCCTTGAGTTCCAAACACAATACCTGTTAGATCCCACACTTCCTATTCTTGCCCACACTcccaaaaaaacacaaccaCTAGTTTCTTCCCCCAGACCGCAAGCTTCACGCCTATCTTCATCAATGACTTGCCGATGATGCAAATTCGCTTTTCTAGGGATGATATTACGACAGACTCCTCAAGCAAAAGACTTAATTTTATTTGGCAGATTCAACCCCACAATCTCCTCCAAAACGTCTTGTGTGTATTAGCATCTAAAACTCCTGTCGTACCCTTTGCTAGATTCTAAGCCACACCAAGTTTGTAGGCACTGCGAACTGTAAACTATCCCTTTAGTGTATAAGCCCACATTAGCCTATTATACTTAAAGGAATACTAACAATGGAATGGACATCAGCTGGAATAAAAATTTGACGTACTAGTTCTTCACAACATGCAATCGTTTGGGGATCAATGAGATCACTCATAGTAGAATGAGTGGGTATAGTGGCAATTTCACCTACATACAACATGCGCgcgcgtgcacacacacacacacacacactagcggAGCTAACGGTCCCCCTCTCCCCCCtacttttataaaatatttattacaaCCTTATAAGTTACTTACCAAATCTTAAATAATCTTAAGATTTacatacccccccccccccaggaaaggattttaaaataaaacctattAGGTTAATCCCTCCACAAATTCAATTTGAAGTcactcaaaatttataaatgGTTAGAAATTAAGATatacccaaataaaaattacaaaaaacctataaaaaaatagcattttataGCAAATCAAACTTTGCCAAatcaatttctcaaaaaaaaaaaaaaactttgccaAATCAGTCATACCACCAAAATAAATACACACAATACATTCCAAATCTAATTCCTTTTCAAtgctccttaaaaaaaaaaaactattttatgcCACTAATCCACTGCAACCATGCTGCTTGCCATTCTTTTCCGCTCCTTGTCCATATTTTCGATGATTGGCGTTGCTGCTTAATGCTTATTCTCCCTCTAGATCTGAGTCATCTAACTATAGAGTTGTTTTTCTACAATGGTAtctttctcactttctctctctctggccTTCTTTTTGTATTGTGTAGTGTATATGCTTGATCACACCTCATACTAGTCAAAAGTGTGCATACTAACTTTAGCCATTGTAGCGTGCCAGGTGTAGTGATTTACTATTGTTtggcttctattttttttttttaatttattaaatttcagAAAGTGGTTTCCTGCTCGTATATTGCTAGATGCATCtgtaataatttaatatatttttagtcaaatataatgatataatgatatgctatattttttttggtaaacattATATGGTCTTATTTGTTTAGAACcaattatacataatttttactCATGCCtccaaaaagtaaaatatagGAGATTATTTCTAAATGCTGCATCAACAAAGAGTGTCATCGACCTAATTTAACGGAAACCAATACTAGAAGGTATTGGATACAGTAGTTCTTGGTAGGGGGCAGTGCTTACACTTCTCTCCACTGTAGTATTGAGTTTCCCTTCTTTGCGAAGGATGTTGTGGTCCCTCTAGTAACATCGCTACTAGGAGGGTGTTGGTTTTTCTCTTGTCTTATTTTGGAGCGAGGTGTGTTCTGTTGGTCAGTAAGTTAGAATGGAGGACTTAACGAATAGGTGGAGTCGTCTCTCACTAATAGAGGTGGAGGACGCGAAGGTGGATCTCACGAGGGACAAGAAGACAACGGGCGTTGTTTTGGCTGCTAAATTCTTTACCCAGAGGAATGTTAATGTTAAGGTGGTGGCTAAGACCTTCCGACCAATATGGTGAACTAGGGGGAATTTTGAGGTGTGTGAGGGCAAAGATAACGTTCTACTGATTGTGTTTGAGATGGAAGCGGATGCGGAGAAGGTCGTTTAGGGGCAACCTTAGGCGTTTGATAGGCATTTGGTGGCGGTGCAGCAATACGATGGGTCGGTACTAGTCCAGGACCTAGTTTTCAAGACAACCACCTTCTGGGTTCAAATCTATAATCTCCCTTTTCAATTATTAACAATTGAAGTGGAGCTTAGTATTGGTGAGACCATTGGATCAGTGCGACGGCCAAAGGATTTCGGAGAGATGAAAGGTGGAAATTTCATGAGGGTTAGAGTAGAGTTTGATATCACAAAACCTTTGTGCAGGGGGAGGAAAATATCATGGGATCATTCAAGGGAGAGTTAGGCAGCGTTTATGTATGAGCGGCTACCAAATATATGCTACTGGTGTGGGCTTGTCTCACACGACGATAAGGACTGCATTTTGTGGCTAAATAGTAAGGGTTCGTTATGGATTAAGGAACAACAGTTTGGACCTTGGATTAGAGCTCCTCAATTCAACCATGGGAGAAAATCAATTGTTAAGGTACAAGGTTACAATCAACTAGGAAGGGCGAAGTCGCAATCGGAGGTTTCCAAAGAAGTGCAAACGGGTTAGACAATGATGGACAGTTGGATAAGAACTGATATCACGATCCCAGGTGCAAAAAAGCTAGTATTTGAAATAGGGACAACGGCGTCGAGGAAGGTAAACAGCGGAGGCATTGAGTATAGGGTTGGTGGACGTGTGCATGAAGAGGATGTACGGGAATCATGAAGCATATCCCGGGTTTCGAGGAAACTTGAAATGATATTGATGATGATATCCATAAAGAGCCTAGGATCCTAAATTCAAAGGCTGCTGCTACTGAAATAACGGCAAATCAGATTGACAGTAGCTCTAATCAGATTGGCATCGAAGTTATGGAGGATGATCCGGTTTGGGAAAATCAAGTACATGATCTGAATGGAAAGCAGATGGTTTCAAATGCTAATGCAATGATCATTGGAGCTGAATTCAATATGGGCTGGGATGGCACGGGCTTGAAAGgggtgaaaaataaaaataggccCAGTAAGTGTGGAAGTAAAGGGAAACAACAAATAAAGCCCAATATTGTACCAAGGGGGTCAAGAAGTGAAGTATCAAATAAGGGGGCTATGGGCTTAAGTGAGGGGACGTGGAAAAGAAGGGTGACACAAAGCCCATGCACTAATGTAGACCCATCATTGGGTGTTGAGATTGGTTTGAAGAGAAAGCCTGAGGGTTTTAACATAGACGTAGTTAACATGAAAACGTatgacaagaagaagaaggtggccGAATAAAATAATGACGCGGGAATGGCGGAGGTTGCTGGGAAACCTAGCTGAGACCAATGAGTCTCTTGAGTTTGAATTGCTGGGGGCTTAGGAACTTTCGGACAGTTAAAGCCTTAAAAAAAGGCGGTAAATAAAGAAAAGCCCAACATTGTCTTCTTGATGGAGACAAAGTCGAACAGAGAGTGGATGGAGAAAGTAAAAGAGCGGTGTAAGTTGAAGCATGGCTTAGTCGTTCCTAGTGATGGAAGAAAAGGCAGTCTAGCTATGTTGTGGAAGGATGATATCACAGTGGAAGttaaaacatattctcaagaaCACATCGACGCATGGATAGAAGGTGGATGGGATGGAGGCTGCTGGCATCTTACAGGGTTTTATGGCAACCTCGATATAGTGAAAAGACCAAAGTCATGGGCCAAGTTAAAATCCCTCAAGGGCATGTCGTCGCTGCCTTGGCTCGCTATTGGTGACTTCAATGAAATTATCGATCTCACAGAGAAGGAAGGAGGGCGAGCAAGACCGAGGAGGCAAATTGAGAATTTTATAGATGCCATAAATCATTGTGGTTTTAGGGAGGTGGCATTCACAGGGCCGAAATACACTTGGTGGTACCAAAGGTCAGATGGCACACAAATCCAAGAAAGGCTTGACAGGACGCTGGCCAATAAGGAATGGATGGATTTGTTCCCCACAGCTAAACTTCACCAtctttcttcatcatcatcagacCACTCACCTATCTCACTTCATCTTGTGCcaaaaaagtagaagaagaaaatgaagaagacaTTTAGATTTGAATCAATGTGGTTGAAGGATAGTATATGCGAGGATATTGTCAAAGCTGCATAGGAAGAGGGGTTACATGCAAGTACGAAGGGTGTTCTGAAGAGTTGTTTAAAGCATTGTCGACATGACTTAGATGCATGTAATAAGGAAGAGTTTGGCCATGTGGGAAGAAAAATTGCTAATCTCCAAAATAAACTAGAACGGTTGGAATTACAACCACCTAGTTCAAACATGACTATGGCGACAACGTCCACTAGAACTGATCTAAACTGTTGGTTGGAGAAAGAGGATGAGATGTGGTGCTAAAGATCAAGATTAAACTGGTTTCAAGTGGGTGATAGAAATACTAGCTTTTTTCATGCAAAAGCTTTGGCAAGATACCAAAAGAATTATATTGAAGGGTTAGTTGATGATCAGGGTAGGTGGCAGGAGGATGAGTCGAAGATAGAGGAGGTGGTTGTGGCCTATTTTGACAAGCTCTTTACTTCAAGCAAGCTAGATGACTTCACCAAAATCCTACATGCAATCCAACTGAAAGTGACAGCTGTCATGAATGATGATCTGACCCGAGCTTATATGGCACAGGAAATTAGAGTGGCTCTGAAGCAGATGTATTTCCTTAAAGCCCCAGGCCCCGACGATATGCCTTCTATATTTTTCCAACATTTCTGGAGTACTTGTGGTGAAGTTGTAACAAGCACAGTCTTAGGTTTCCTCAATCATGGTATGTcccctcaaaattttaataaaactcATATTGTGCTTATCCCAAAAATTAAAGAACTAAAACAAGTTTCCGAATATAGGCCAATCAACCTTTGTAATGTAGTTTATAAGATAGCCTCTAAAGCAATAGTTAACATACTGAAAAAATTCCTCCCATCCATTATTAGTGACACCCAAAGTGCTTTTGTGCATGGAAGGTTAATCACGAAAAATGTATTGATAGCTTTTGAGACCATGCATCACATTAGTTAGAAAAAAAGGAGGTAGAATGGGTGAGATGGCCATAAAACTTTGAGTAAGGCTTATGATAGAGTAAAGTGGGCTTGTTTGgagaaaataatggaaaaattgggttttgatgttaaatagaGGAAGTTGATCATGCAATGTGTCACCACTGTATCTTATGCAATCAAGATCAATGGTTGCCCTAGGGGTTGCACTATTCCTTCTAGGGGTATCCGTTAAGGAGACCTCCTATCACCTTACTTGTTCCTGTTGTGTGTAGAAGGGTTATCAGCATTGATTATAGCTTCAGCTTGCAATGGCAGCATGGAAGGGATTGCTATATGCCTTGGGGGACCTACGCTCTCCCATCTTGTAGATGATAACCTCATTTTGTGCAAAGCATCACTAGGGGAATGCGGCTTATTACAAAGAGTCTTGGAGGTCTATGAACAAGCCTCTGGATAGTAGCTGAATAGAGCAAAAACCTCCTTATTCTTTAGCAGTAATACCCCCAAGGAGATCCAAGAGGAGATTTAAAGAAGATTTGGTGCTCAAGCAATCAAACAACATGAGAAGTATCTAGGTTTGCCGTCACTTGTGAGCAGGAACAAAAGAAGCACTTTTAATGATATAAAGGAGAAACTTGGTAGGAAATTGTCTAGATGGAAAGAGAAGATGTTATCCAAAGCTGAAAAAGAAGTTTTGATCAAAGCAGTGGCCTTTGCTATACCAACATACACTATGAGTTGCTTTAAATTTCCAGACACCCTTTATGATGAGTTGATAGCTATGATAAGGAAGTTTTGGTGGGGCCAAAGGAAGGATGAAAACAAAAATCCCTTGGCTGAGTTAGGGAAAAATGTGTAAACCAAAGTCAAATGGAGGTATGGGTTTCAAGAACCtaaaactttttaatttggCTTTGTTGGCGAAACAAGGGTGGAGACTCCAAGTCGGCCATGATTCTCTAGTTTATAGAGTTTTGAAGGCGAAATACTTCCCAAGGTGTGATTTTATTCATGCTTCAATTGGCAACAATCCATCATACACGTGGCGTAGCATTATGGCAGCTCAATCACTAGTCAAAGAGGGTTTGAGGTGAAGGGTTGGAAATGGGGCAAGTATTTGCATTTGGAAGGATAGGTGGTTACCTAGCCTATCAACACATAGAATAATTTCCCTAAGACTCTTCCTACATTCAGATGCCTGGGTGCAAGAGTTGATTAATGGTGCTACTGCTGAGTGGCATACCGAGGTAATTGACACGTTGTTCCTACCACACGAGGCTAATGTTATTAAAAGCATACCCATTAGTTATTGGCTGCCACCTAATAAACTCATTAGGTCGGAAACAAGGAATGGGTTATTCACGGTGCGAAGTGCATATAAGCTGGCTGTGACTCGGTCCTTATCACCTAATAGAGGCACTTCCTCAGATGCCAGCAACTTGAACGTTTTTGGAGAAGGATATGAAGCATCCCAGTACCACATAAAATCCGTCACTTGGTGTGGAGAGCATGCCACAATTCCCTGCCGACGAAGGACAATCTATTGCGTCATAGGATAATCTAGGAAGAGCGATGCGAGGATTGTAAAGGGGCGTCGGAGACAGTGGTTCATGTCCTTTGGGGGTGTCCGAAAGCAAAGGAGGCCTGGGAGTGTTCCAAGTTGATGTTATTGAGCACCGATGAAGCGAAGTTGTCTTTGGAGGACGTTATGTGGAAGTTGCTGATGAATGAAGACATGGGAGAGGATCACATAGCGCAGGTAGTCACTACTGCATGGGCACTGTGGCACAATCGTAAAGAGGTGAGGTGTGGTGGTGTAAGGAAGTCAAGGCAGCAAATATTTAGATGGGCGTCAAACCATCTTAGGGAGTACAGGGCGGCGATTGCACAAGATAACCCAGTAGCTTCCATGACTCAGCAAGGTGTGGTGTGGGCTCCTCTGTGGGGTGGGCAGTTCAAAATTAACGTTGATGGGGCAATTTTTACGAAGCAGAAAGCAGTGGGAGTTGGGGTGGTAATTAGAGATAGTGAAGGTTGGCTTGAAGCAACTCTAAGCAAGAAAATCCCAGTACCATTAAGCGCAGCTGAGGCAGAAGCAAAGGCCTTTGAAGTGGGTTTGCTCTTTGCTAAGGAGGTCAGCGTACGTGATGTTATTCTGAAAGGTGATTCTATGATAATTAATAATGCTCTCTGTAACTATTCTCTAGCCCCATCTTCAATTGCTGCTATGGTCCAAGGTATTCAAGACGTCAGTGGAGATTTTCGAAGTGTAGGATGTTCTAATGTTAGGAGACAAGGAAACTTACCAGCCCATATATTAGCAAAGTATGCGTCTAGCATGACTAACTATGTTGCGTGGATTGAAGAGGACCCTTGCTGTATCATGCAAGCTCTTGTCTGTGATGTAAACTCTCTTTCAAAGATGCAATAAAAGCTTTACCTatctttcccaaaaaaaaaaaattataaataattttaatacaaTAAAAGAACATTAGACATAACTTTATTGAGTTTATTGAGTTAAAACTCAATCAGTAAAATAATACATTTGTTTTGGgtgacaaattttttcaatacttagtttggcatatatatatatatatatatatatatatataatattatgaaaTAGAGCAC
This genomic stretch from Castanea sativa cultivar Marrone di Chiusa Pesio chromosome 1, ASM4071231v1 harbors:
- the LOC142613938 gene encoding uncharacterized protein LOC142613938, whose amino-acid sequence is MLLSTDEAKLSLEDVMWKLLMNEDMGEDHIAQVVTTAWALWHNRKEVRCGGVRKSRQQIFRWASNHLREYRAAIAQDNPVASMTQQGVVWAPLWGGQFKINVDGAIFTKQKAVGVGVVIRDSEGWLEATLSKKIPVPLSAAEAEAKAFEVGLLFAKEVSVRDVILKGDSMIINNALCNYSLAPSSIAAMVQGIQDVSGDFRSVGCSNVRRQGNLPAHILAKYASSMTNYVAWIEEDPCCIMQALVCDVNSLSKMQ